The following proteins are co-located in the Deinococcus yavapaiensis KR-236 genome:
- a CDS encoding YdcF family protein, with the protein MRSQGSAPGAVPLLVLLVLGAVLMLAGAASVDRPYPTLLVLGAAQYNGHPSPAFERRLRHALDLYRAGGVKRIVVSGGVGKGDRFSEGAVGVKFLRSQGVPERVLIAETRSRSTLENLRNSKPYLTGAVTLVTDEVHATRALALAKAVGLKANVSTVKLASTGKAAEAYRQRERMLLLAYTLLGVIDEER; encoded by the coding sequence ATGCGCTCGCAAGGCAGTGCTCCCGGGGCCGTTCCCCTCCTCGTCCTTCTCGTGCTCGGCGCGGTGTTGATGTTGGCGGGCGCGGCGAGCGTCGATCGCCCGTACCCGACCTTGCTCGTCTTGGGAGCGGCTCAGTACAACGGGCATCCCTCGCCCGCGTTCGAGCGGCGCTTGCGGCACGCCTTGGACTTGTACCGAGCGGGCGGAGTGAAGCGCATCGTCGTATCGGGCGGCGTGGGAAAAGGTGACCGGTTCAGCGAAGGCGCCGTCGGCGTGAAGTTCTTGCGGTCCCAGGGAGTACCCGAGCGTGTCCTGATCGCCGAGACGCGCAGCCGCTCCACTCTGGAGAACTTGCGCAACTCCAAGCCGTACCTGACGGGCGCCGTGACGCTCGTGACGGACGAAGTGCACGCGACGCGCGCCCTCGCCCTCGCGAAAGCCGTCGGCTTGAAGGCCAACGTGTCCACCGTGAAGCTCGCGAGCACGGGCAAAGCCGCCGAGGCGTACCGACAACGCGAGAGGATGCTTCTTCTCGCGTACACCCTGCTCGGCGTGATCGACGAGGAACGCTGA
- the murJ gene encoding murein biosynthesis integral membrane protein MurJ: protein MRSSSDSPASLPIIDITFDSKPPRKSAARNTIIVMLGTLGSRLSGLVRQGVINTFPPALTDAFLVASRVPNLLRELLAEGALVNSFIPVYKSLPDADRRKLAGAVTGVLIAVNLLLLAFGVLAAPLLADLLLSAKPNVDRDTVVYMTRLVMPFLMLVSLYAIAMGILNADEHFRESSFGPIAFNIATIAMLLVLPHSATWLAVGWIVGGVAQLLIQIPALRKYGLLPRPSLRGHRALRRVLVNMVPFTLTAGARQFLNLVVTNFLSSSQFPRGTITGYANAETIFQMSMGLFVMSPALAIFPRFAALRAEGDWKTFRALTLSTIRSVVFLSAPISALLCVLAPYAVSVLMFSGDATGDKFRAGSLILSTWSLALVPWGINTILLRTFYAREKTREAVAISAVSFVCEVGLYALLTPAQRLGLAGFGVASTIMGIATCVALTAMYRAQLGFPLKQLFAYLARVLPLALVAGLIAWAVTRVLPQPGRPVPGALGFGVASAIGLAAYLGLAVALRVPEVSGVTRRLLRR, encoded by the coding sequence GTGCGCTCGTCGTCCGATTCGCCCGCCTCGCTCCCGATCATCGACATCACCTTCGATTCGAAGCCTCCGCGCAAATCGGCGGCGCGAAACACGATCATCGTCATGCTCGGCACGCTCGGCTCGCGGCTCTCGGGTCTGGTACGGCAAGGCGTCATCAACACCTTTCCGCCCGCCCTCACGGACGCGTTTCTCGTCGCGTCGCGCGTGCCGAACCTCTTGCGCGAGTTGCTCGCCGAGGGCGCGCTCGTGAACTCGTTTATTCCGGTGTACAAGAGCTTGCCGGACGCGGATCGCCGCAAGTTGGCGGGCGCCGTGACGGGCGTGCTGATCGCCGTGAACTTGCTGCTGTTGGCGTTCGGTGTCTTGGCGGCGCCGTTGCTCGCCGATCTCCTGTTGTCGGCGAAGCCGAACGTGGACCGCGACACCGTCGTGTACATGACGCGCCTCGTCATGCCGTTCTTGATGCTCGTGAGCCTCTACGCGATCGCGATGGGAATTCTCAACGCCGACGAGCACTTTCGCGAATCGAGCTTCGGTCCGATCGCGTTCAACATCGCCACGATCGCCATGCTCCTCGTCTTGCCGCACTCGGCGACGTGGCTGGCGGTCGGATGGATCGTGGGCGGCGTGGCGCAATTGCTCATCCAGATCCCGGCGTTGCGCAAGTACGGCCTCTTGCCGAGGCCGAGCCTCAGAGGGCACAGGGCGCTGCGGCGCGTGCTCGTGAACATGGTGCCGTTCACCCTCACGGCGGGCGCGCGGCAGTTCTTGAATCTCGTCGTCACCAACTTCTTGTCGAGCTCTCAGTTTCCGCGCGGCACGATCACGGGCTACGCGAACGCCGAGACGATCTTCCAGATGAGCATGGGCCTGTTCGTGATGTCTCCGGCCCTCGCGATTTTTCCGCGCTTCGCCGCGTTGCGCGCCGAGGGCGACTGGAAGACGTTTCGAGCGTTGACGTTGTCCACGATTCGCTCGGTGGTGTTTCTCAGCGCGCCCATCTCCGCGCTGTTGTGCGTGCTGGCGCCGTACGCGGTGAGCGTCTTGATGTTCTCCGGCGACGCGACGGGCGACAAATTCCGCGCGGGCAGCCTGATCCTCTCGACGTGGTCGCTCGCGCTCGTGCCGTGGGGCATCAACACGATCTTGCTACGCACGTTCTACGCCCGTGAGAAGACGCGTGAGGCCGTGGCGATCTCGGCCGTGTCGTTCGTGTGCGAAGTCGGCTTGTACGCGTTGCTGACGCCCGCGCAGCGTTTGGGCCTCGCGGGGTTCGGCGTCGCGAGCACCATCATGGGAATCGCGACGTGCGTGGCGCTCACGGCGATGTACCGCGCGCAACTCGGCTTTCCCTTGAAGCAACTGTTCGCCTATCTGGCGCGCGTGCTTCCGTTGGCGCTCGTGGCGGGTTTGATCGCGTGGGCGGTGACGCGTGTCTTGCCTCAGCCGGGTCGTCCCGTGCCGGGCGCTCTCGGCTTCGGCGTGGCGAGCGCGATCGGGCTGGCCGCGTACCTCGGGTTGGCCGTGGCCTTGCGGGTGCCGGAAGTCTCGGGCGTCACGCGCCGACTGCTGCGGCGCTGA